A genome region from Hydrogenoanaerobacterium saccharovorans includes the following:
- a CDS encoding ABC transporter substrate-binding protein — MKRILAMLLCVTLVVSVFAGCSKKEAGAAGAGDTIKIGVFEPLTGANAAGGELEVDGMKIANELYPEVLGKKIELVIVDNKSDKAEATTAVARLIEKEKVSVILGSWGSGFSIAAGDLVKTNKVPAIGASCTNPMVTQGNDYYFRVCFLDPFQGTVMANYASKSLGAKKAAIIQEVSNDYSVGLASFFVNAFKKLTGDENCIVASANYNTGDQDFNSQLTTVLAANPDVIFAPGNFTESAMIIKQARKLGSKVPIIGGDTWETNEFIEVGGADVEGTVLSTFFDDTNPLTNEANKFLDAYKAKNPDKNVAAVTALGYDAYLMAYKAIEAAGSADPVKIRDAIAATKDLEGVTGIINLTSEGDADKDTAVIKVVKDGKFTFQENMKVDK; from the coding sequence ATGAAAAGAATATTGGCAATGTTATTGTGTGTAACTTTGGTAGTATCTGTGTTTGCAGGCTGTTCAAAAAAAGAAGCCGGAGCTGCCGGTGCGGGCGACACAATTAAAATCGGTGTATTCGAGCCTCTTACTGGTGCAAATGCCGCAGGTGGAGAGCTCGAAGTAGATGGTATGAAAATTGCAAACGAGCTTTATCCTGAAGTTTTAGGCAAAAAAATCGAACTTGTTATAGTGGATAATAAATCTGATAAAGCTGAGGCTACTACTGCAGTTGCAAGGCTGATTGAGAAAGAGAAAGTTTCTGTTATTCTCGGCTCTTGGGGTTCTGGATTTTCTATTGCAGCGGGTGACCTTGTTAAAACAAACAAAGTTCCCGCAATCGGTGCATCCTGTACCAACCCGATGGTAACTCAAGGTAATGACTATTACTTCCGCGTTTGTTTTCTAGATCCATTCCAAGGTACTGTTATGGCAAACTATGCTTCAAAATCTTTGGGTGCTAAAAAAGCGGCTATCATTCAAGAGGTTTCGAACGACTACTCTGTAGGGCTGGCAAGTTTCTTTGTAAATGCATTCAAAAAACTAACCGGAGATGAAAACTGCATTGTTGCATCTGCAAACTATAATACCGGTGACCAAGATTTTAACAGCCAGCTCACAACTGTGCTTGCAGCAAATCCGGATGTTATATTTGCTCCCGGTAACTTCACCGAATCTGCTATGATTATTAAACAAGCTCGCAAATTGGGCAGCAAGGTGCCTATTATCGGTGGCGATACATGGGAAACAAACGAATTTATAGAGGTTGGCGGTGCTGATGTAGAAGGTACTGTTTTGTCAACTTTCTTCGATGACACAAATCCTCTTACCAATGAGGCAAACAAATTCTTAGATGCATACAAAGCAAAAAATCCCGATAAAAACGTTGCAGCGGTAACCGCTCTTGGCTATGACGCTTACTTAATGGCTTATAAAGCGATTGAGGCTGCAGGTTCTGCTGACCCCGTTAAAATAAGAGATGCAATAGCTGCAACCAAAGATCTAGAAGGCGTTACCGGTATTATTAACCTTACCTCAGAAGGCGACGCAGATAAAGATACCGCAGTAATCAAAGTTGTAAAAGACGGTAAATTTACCTTCCAAGAAAATATGAAGGTAGATAAATAA
- a CDS encoding branched-chain amino acid ABC transporter permease, which translates to MLTFPTFMQHLANGISVGSLYAMIAIGYTMVYGILRLINFAHGDIFMMAAYFTYFGIAVFNIPWPITALLVLIVTALLGVGIEKVAYTSLRDAPKTSILISAIGVSYLMENLATYLFSGKPKAFPEIGNFADTATVGTVSIQYVSFIIPIVVILLVLALLFIVNKTKLGMAMRAVSKDYEIARVMGIKINRVISYTFAIGSALAAVGALLWGVKYPQIQPMMGVMPGLKCFIAAVIGGIGNIKGAMLGGFVLGLGEIMLIAFLPSLTGYRDAFAFIFLIIILLVKPNGLLGEKLTEKV; encoded by the coding sequence ATGCTTACATTTCCAACCTTTATGCAGCACCTTGCTAATGGTATTTCTGTAGGAAGTTTATATGCAATGATTGCAATCGGATATACCATGGTATACGGGATTCTGCGCCTTATTAACTTCGCACATGGCGATATTTTTATGATGGCAGCCTATTTTACCTACTTCGGCATTGCAGTATTCAACATTCCCTGGCCAATTACAGCATTACTTGTGCTTATTGTTACTGCATTGCTCGGTGTCGGAATAGAAAAAGTTGCGTATACTTCGCTGCGTGATGCTCCAAAAACCTCTATTCTCATTTCTGCAATCGGTGTATCTTATTTAATGGAAAATCTAGCTACATATTTATTTTCCGGTAAACCAAAGGCATTTCCCGAAATCGGTAATTTTGCAGATACTGCTACAGTAGGCACTGTTTCCATTCAGTATGTATCTTTTATAATCCCAATAGTAGTTATCTTGTTGGTTCTTGCACTATTATTTATTGTTAACAAAACAAAGCTTGGTATGGCAATGCGTGCCGTATCAAAAGATTACGAAATCGCACGTGTTATGGGCATAAAAATAAACCGTGTTATTTCTTATACTTTTGCAATAGGCTCTGCTCTTGCTGCTGTTGGCGCATTGCTATGGGGTGTAAAATACCCACAAATTCAGCCAATGATGGGCGTAATGCCGGGTTTAAAATGCTTTATTGCAGCGGTTATAGGGGGTATCGGTAATATTAAGGGCGCAATGCTCGGCGGCTTTGTTCTCGGGCTTGGCGAGATAATGCTAATTGCATTTTTACCCAGTCTTACCGGTTATCGTGATGCATTTGCGTTTATCTTCTTAATTATTATTTTACTCGTTAAACCAAACGGTTTACTGGGCGAAAAATTAACAGAAAAGGTGTGA